In Accipiter gentilis chromosome 17, bAccGen1.1, whole genome shotgun sequence, one DNA window encodes the following:
- the SYF2 gene encoding pre-mRNA-splicing factor SYF2: MAAAEVSALGGLGVPDPDGGGSSGSEDEARPGTAAAAAAQKREERLRKFRELHMKRNEARKLNHQEVVEEDKRLKLPANWEAKKARLEWELKVEEKKKECAARGEDYERVKLLEISAEDAERWERKKKRKNPDLGFSDYAAAQLRQYQRLTRQIKPDLEQYEKLKEQYGEALYPTSDSLLHGTHVPSKEGVDRMVADLEKQIEKREKYSRRRPYNDDADIDYINERNAKFNKKAERFYGKYTAEIKQNLERGTAV, encoded by the exons atggcggcggcggaggTGTCGGCGTTGGGCGGTTTAGGGGTTCCCGATCCCGATGGCGGG GGCTCCTCGGGCTCGGAGGACGAGGCGAGGCctggcacggcggcggcggcggcagcgcagAAGCGGGAGGAACGGCTGCGCAAGTTCCGCGAGCTCCACATGAAACGG AACGAGGCTCGCAAGCTGAATCACCAAGAAGtggtggaagaagataaaaggcTTAAATTGCCAGCAAACTGGGAAGCCAAAAAAGCTCGGCTGGAGTGGGAGCTGAaggtggaggaaaagaagaag GAATGTGCagccagaggagaagactacGAGCGAGTTAAGCTGCTAGAGATCAGTGCTGAGGATGCCGagagatgggaaaggaaaaagaagaggaaaaatccaGATCTAGGATTTTCAG ATTACGCGGCTGCTCAGCTGCGCCAGTACCAGAGGTTAACCCGGCAGATCAAACCTGACCTGgagcagtatgagaagctgaaagagcAGTA TGGTGAAGCGCTTTATCCCACATCCGACAGTCTTCTCCACGGAACTCACGTGCCATCTAAGGAAGGGGTTGATAGAATGGTTGCAGATCTTGAAAAACA AATTGAAAAGCGTGAAAAATACAGTCGACGACGTCCTTACAATGACGATGCAGACATCGACTACATCAACGAGAGAAATGCCAAGTTCAATAAGAAGGCAGAGAGGTTCTATGGGAAGTACACGGCCGAGATTAAACAGAACTTGGAGAGAGGAACAGCTGTTTGA
- the RSRP1 gene encoding arginine/serine-rich protein 1, whose translation MGVTHEAGLSPQASPLEQDPCGGSPAGWSRSALVSHGNQHRGCPAAPSGTETGYCRTTIKTEPASESTCMEKMVVRKTEDMTGFMDDLTLSSPKKRESSLRSKRSCDRSSTRSSSRSSCSSQSSSSSSSSASSRSWSRSRSRSRSWARRNGSRRYRRYSRSYSRSRSRSRGYMRYRGRYHARSYRRYYRSPPRYRSRSRSWSRGRSYYRRSYSRSRSRSRGRRYYGFGRTIYPEAYRSWRSRSRTRSRSRSPLHLSEKDKRELLEIAKANAAKALGTDNIVLPASLKILTPSKEIKNEKQEHEGPGESAEQPRRLAEDMTKSGMERATIQRSISFSPNNTMAKPVLQKPASHVVKEPTISPGREDDRKGSPYGQWVPVKKEEKKTFLNFSPKSAPFRAR comes from the exons ATGGGGGTGACTCATGAAGCGGGGCTGTCTCCTCAGGCGTCGCCGCTGGAGCAGGATCCGTGTGGGGGAAGCCCGGCTGGCTGGAGCCG AAGCGCCCTGGTGTCTCACGGGAACCAGCACCGGGGGTGTCCGGCGGCTCCCAGCG GAACAGAGACCGGGTATTGCAGAACAACAATAAAAACGGAACCAGCTTCTGAAAGTACCTGCATGGAGAAAATGGTGGTTAGGAAAACTGAAGATATGACAGGCTTCATGGATGACTTAACCCTCAGCTCACCGAAGAAAAGAGAGTCATCTTTGAGATCCAAGCGAAGTTGTGATAGGTCATCAACAAGATCATCTAGCAGATCCTCTTGCAGTTCACAGTCCAGTTCAAGTAGTTCCTCTTCAGCTTCCTCCAGGAGTTGGAGCCGGTCCAGATCAAGATCAAGGTCATGGGCTAGAAGAAATGGTTCCCGAAGGTACAGAAGATACTCCCGTTCGTATTCCAGAAGCCGGTCAAGATCACGTGGCTACATGAGATACCGAGGAAGGTACCATGCCAGAAGCTACAGGAGGTACTACCGCTCTCCTCCAAGGTATAGATCACGCAGTAGGTCATGGTCTCGTGGAAGATCGTATTACAGAAGGTCGTATTCGAGAAGCAGATCACGTTCAAGAGGCCGAAGATACTATGGATTTGGGCGAACAATATATCCCGAGGCttacaggagctggagaagcaggtCACGAACAAGATCTCGGAGTAGGTCACCTCTCCATTTGAGTGagaaag ACAAGAGGGAACTCCTGGAAATTGCGAAAGCTAATGCTGCAAAAGCCCTGGGAACAGATAACATAGTTTTGCCAGCAAGCTTGAAGATCCTTACTCCTTCCAAagagataaaaaatgaaaaacaagagcaTGAAGGTCCTGGAGAGTCAGCTGAG CAACCCAGAAGACTAGCAGAAGACATGACCAAGAGTGGAATGGAGAGAGCAACCATACAGAGAAGCATTTCTTTCAGTCCTAAT aatacAATGGCAAAACCAGTACTACAGAAGCCAGCAAGCCATGTTGTTAAAGAACCGACAATTTCTCCAGGAAGAGAAGATGACAGAAAGGGAAGTCCCTATGGGCAATGGGTTCCTGtcaagaaggaggagaagaaaacgTTTTTAAACTTCTCACCTAAAAGTGCACCGTTCCGGGCACGCTAG
- the TMEM50A gene encoding transmembrane protein 50A yields the protein MSGFLESLRCSECVDWGEKRNTIASVAAGVLFFTGWWIIIDAAVKYPKVEDFNHSYHACGVIATIAFLMINAVSNGQVRGDSYSEGCLGQTGARIWLFIGFMMAFGSLIASMWILFGGYVVKEKPVVYPGIAVFFQNAFIFFGGLVFKFGRTEDLWQ from the exons ATGTCAGGTTTTCTTGAGAGCTTGAGGTGCTCGGAGTGTGTTGATTGGGGAGAGAAACGAAACACGATCGCTTCTGTTGCTGCAGGAGTGCTG ttttttacAGGTTGGTGGATAATCATAGATGCTGCTGTAAAATACCCTAAAGTGGAAGACTTCAACCATTCATATCATGCTTGTGGGGTTATAGCCACTATTGCGTTCCTAAT GATCAATGCTGTGTCTAATGGACAAGTGCGGGGTGACAGTTACAGTGAAGGCTGTCTAGGACAAACAG GTGCTCGGATCTGGCTCTTCATTGGTTTTATGATGGCTTTTGGATCTCTGATTGCTTCCATGTGGATCCTTTTTGGAGGCTATGTTGTTAAAG AAAAACCAGTAGTATACCCAGGAATAGCTGTGTTCTTCCAGAATGCATTCATCTTTTTTGG AGGACTGGTCTTTAAATTCGGTCGCACGGAAGACTTGTGGCAATGA